The following nucleotide sequence is from Acipenser ruthenus unplaced genomic scaffold, fAciRut3.2 maternal haplotype, whole genome shotgun sequence.
CGCTTTGCATTGCAGCGTGGTTTGAATTCAACCACAcaacatacaataaaacaaaattgtgaCCCCACAgtgatttatctatttatttatttatttatttatttatttatttaagtttttggTCTGTTTtactatttgatttatttattttgatttttacTTATTTGACCTCAAGAGATCAAAGCTCATTCCGTTTATGGTCTTATTCTTGGAAGACTCTTTTTATTTCTCCTCAAATTTGGACTTCACATTCACACActccttgaaaaaaaaattggttgTCTTAAAAACAAGCgaatgcattttctttaaaaaaaaaaaaatcacacaaaaaaaacagcttgggaaaggttttaaagaaagaaaaggtaataattataaaaatatataaactatataaaaGAATACTTCTGCCAAATCAAAACTTCAccttgaataataaaaaaaaaaaacaattacatcaatatCCGTTTATTACAATTTCTAAATTAAGAGCAAGTTAAATAGTCTCCGTACTAAATTCATAGCTACATGGTTTGCTTGTTATAATTTTCTTTCATCAGGCACTTGACCGTAATCGTGTCAATGCTGAGGTTTCAAACTGAAAATATAAGATAGAAATCCACACGCTCCTGTTCTGATTTTAAGCTATAGCGTGCGGCAAACCACACAGTATGAAAACCTAAAAAGTCACGTACCATCAGCAGCGTCTTTCAGTTTCACACAATCTTTGTTTGGGCTTTGAATTCTTGTATTTGATCACATGAGAGAAGTCGATTGCTTTGAATCCTTTTATAAATACATCAAAATCCTGATTGATAAGCACGTGAATTATGATTTACAGACAAACTGAATCCAATTCTCTTTGTTAAGTCTATACCCAAGCTTCTAATGTAGGTTCATTAAAACTGTAATGCGGTCAGACTTCACCCTTTGCGCAGTGCTGAAGAAGACTCGAGTCGCTTCTCTTTCTCCTGAGTCTTCTGGAAAGTACCGAAGTCTCTCAATGTAGAGTCCTTTATATGATCGTGGGTGGAGCTGAGGCACTTGACTTTAAACTAAACGGAAGCTAGGAAACCACACGCTCacactgttaaaataaaatcatctGCGTGTTGCCAGCAGCcattttgtgaaaaaacaaaaaccaaaaaaatgaacAACTTGAACGTagaaaatgcattgaaaataaatgaacactGGAAgaaggatgcaacattgacaatgggcACAATGCGAGTGTTACACCACTCTAACGGTGTGATTATTATCTCTAGTAAACGCGCAATTCAAAGACCAGAGACACTCTTTGACGTGTAAATGTGTTTGGTTTTGTTGTATTCATTATAAATGTCTCTACACAGTGAAGTAAACGCGCTCTCCCGTCTTCTCTTTAACTGCTGGACAAAATAAACCAACCGCCAATTACTAAATTACTAAAGCATATAGAGCTCAAATTTCATTTCTGATTCAAGCGCAACATACAGGAGCTAAATTATATTCAGCATCTCAGCGACATAGCAACATAAACCTGTACTAAACACCTGTGTGTGGACTGAGAGAGTGTTTTACACGAGTCACAGGCAGAGTGAAccgcactggaaaaactgtgcaaTATAAACCTGTACTAAACACCTGTGTGTGGACTGAGAGAGTGTTTTACACGAGTCACAGGCAGAGTGAACCGCTGTGTAAAAACTGTGCAATATAAACCTGTACTaaacacctgtgtgtggattgagaGAGTGTTTTACACGAGTCACAGGCAGAGTCAAccgcactggaaaaactgtgcaaTATAAACCTGTACTAAACACCTGTGTGTGGACTGAGAGAGTGTTTTACACGAGTCAGAGGCAGAGTTAAccgcactggaaaaactgtgcaaTATAAACCTGTACTAAACACCTGTGTGTGGACTGAGAGAGTGTTTTACACGAGTCAGAGGCAGAGTTAAccgcactggaaaaactgtgcaaTATAAACCTGTACTAAACACCTGTGTGTGGACTGAGAGAGTGTTTTACACGAGTCACAGGCAGAGTTaaccacactggaaaaactgtgcaaTATAAACCTGTACTAAACACCTGTGTGTGGACTGAGAGAGTGTTTTACACGAGTCACAGGCAGAGTGAAccgcactggaaaaactgtgcaaTATAAACCTGTACTAAACACCTGTGTGTGGACTGAGAGAGTGTTTTACACGAGTCACAGGCAGAGTGAAccgcactggaaaaactgtgtTCATTTACTCTTAAACATGTTTAGGGTAAAATTCTCAGAAGGGCATTATTGCAAAAGTATTAGTAATATTTCAAAATGATTAATTTACATGTGATTTGTCTTTGTGTCGCGTGTCGCTATTGTTAATGTAATTCACTTGTTCAGAAATAAAATGTTCGGGGTTTTTAACAAAGTTTGTAACAGTAAATAACTACCCGAGCAGCTTGCGTCTGAAACGCGTCGCTTCAACTATTGAAAGTAAAAGGAACAGGGCGTCTAAAAAACTAAAACGGACGACAGAGTTCTGTAGTTCCTAACgcgaaaaacaaacagaaagaaagcgcaGGTATGTGAACCACACTCCGGTTAATATCAAGCACAGCTATATCTGCCTCGCTGCTTTCACCTGACAAGTACATGAATAAGATTATTGCACAGTGTTGAAATGACACTGAAATGGTTTGGATAGCGCTCGATTTTGAGGGGCGGCCCTATGACGCAGAGACATCCGTTCAATGAACAAATATATaatgactattattattgttgttgttagtattattattattattactatgtatttattattattatttatttcttagcagacgcccttatccagggcgacttacaattgttacaagatatcacattatttttacatacaattacccatttatacagttgggtttttactggagcaatctaggtaaagtaccttgctcaagggtacagcagcagtgtcctccacctgggattgaacccacgaccctccggtcaagagtccagagccctaaccactactccacactttattgttgttagtattattattgttgttattattatagaTATAGTTTTATAAACCACTATCTTCAATGATAAAAAGTATAAAATCGACTCACCAACTTCACCACAAGCGCGTCTCTTCCGTGTAGCTCAAGTGAACTGCGTTGACCATGAAACCGAAAGTATATTAGTTCAAAAACAGGCAGTACTTGGGGTTGGACGACAAACAGACCGGAATCCATGTTAAACAAAGAGCTGTTCTGAGACATTCAAGTCACGAAAGAGTTTAAATAATCGTGCGTGTTTATATCACACCTCGCTCGGCTCGCTGGCAGTCTCGACAGCCCGCTTTAATAATGAACCAACCGGGGCAATGCTGAGGTGTAGCTGGGGCTCGTTAAAGCTTATTATCTGAAGAGGGAGGATTATAGGACAGCAAGAGATTCAGAGAGAAAGTAAACAGGGGGGCTACTTACAATGgacaacaaaataatacaacccccccccccccaaaataaataaataaataaataaataaaataacacacaacCCGTTTGTCCTAACTATATATTATCTTTTTACCTCATGCTATTGAGAGTGGTTTGGCAGGTCTTTTTTTTCACGCATAAACACAGagtttacaatttaaaactaaccCGTCGAGAACTTTCGACAGGCACAAATAAAGCACACCGTACCGGAAtgcggttttgtttttaaaacagcgaCAATATCTGTTATTTAACGATTCGGTTTGAGAGGATGCTCATCTTGAAGAGACGTTCCTGTCCTGGAGTGACTTCACAACAACAAGCGAGGTGTTGAGGACTATAGCAGAAGCGGCTGTGAAACTGACGCCATTGCGGCTCTACACTGGAGTCCAGCGCCTTTGAAATAGATAATCATACGGAGCCAAAATGGCGGACACAGGCGCGCAGTTTCTTCCCGCCTCACCTCGACCTCACATTGCGAGCTCGAGCCACGAAGGGGCGCGCGAGCACCAAGAAAACCGCGAAGACGGTTGTGCGGAGAGACGAcgagtttgaattattttttagtcctattaaaaaaaaactatattatttaaacacttaatagtataatatttttaaaaaatatataaaatttactttttttcccctcttttattttagtttgtttgatTAAAAACTATATTATTTGAACTGTTTAAGTCGTcgtattaggaggctgtgtggtccagtggttaaagaaaagggcttgtaaccaggaggtccccggttcaaatcccacctcagccactgactcactgtgtgaccctgagcaagtcacttcacctccttgtgctccgtctttcgggtgagacgtagttgtaagtgactctgcagctgatgcatagttcacacaccctagtgtctgtaagtcgccttggataaaggcgtctgctaaataaacaaataataatgaaaaagagAAACACCAACTTATTTTTTATTGGACAAGAGAGTTGCGAGGGCTGAATTAATCTTACCCGGGAGAAGTTCACAATGAACACGGAGAACTGGATTTCAATTGCAGTTTCCACACTTCACCACTAGAGGTCAGTAGAGCCTAAGGACACAGGGAGCCGGCCGGTGCGGCGCATTGAATCCTCGCTATTCTAACCGCGTGTCCGGGCTCTGAGcgctgctgtgtttatttcactcagggGGGATAGCCGACCCTCCGCGGGCTCATTCGGACCCTGAGCGactcgcttcacctccttgtgctccgtccttcggatgagacgtcaaacaaacgagctcctattggaagtgactctgcagcagcagcagcagcagttgttgatgatgcagagttcacccccctagtctctggaagtcgctttggagtGATCTGTGTAAGTTCAGAGCTGCATCCTATATGTgctttgaaagaatattcaagtatggaatatatttagggcttctgtttttcgggttttattaattgtatttttcggtgcttattttgagctattttcgagttttatgtaaatattttgttttttttctggggctttcgtttttgatatactgtatgaaaatagtgttttcggttactttccaaaatgcttcagcgttttctttttctgtcacaatatgtatagtagtaactggacaggaCTTGCACTCTTAAActgtcccttctttcctttgctgtcttccacagtgaaatccctctggtctcggcacattcttctggggtttttgtctgGAGGTATTTTTggacatttcgccacaattctgttttaaatcctccgcgtcttaactgtaatacagcttgaaatcccgctaacaagcctccatcctgagtgtaatctcgttttaaatctcgcaagcggattctccaatagaaatgcaggaatgtgctgtcactcagtagttgggggcgggtttaaagcattcagaacgaatcaatgatagatgcaagtcaggaaggcgggacattgcccagcagcacagggaaatgtatttattattatttttgtagtaggtttttgttttttgtttttttaaagggtaaatttacagttttttccggtgtttattgtctttccaccgatttatttatttttgtatagggGGTGTTTTaacgggttttatcggttaaaaccgaaaatcagaaaccctagatatatttgagagagagagagagagacagacagaggagagagatacGCTAGTCAAACGAttctatagagagagagagagacagagaggagagaaagagcgaGAAAGAGGAGATACGCTAAAGTCAAACGAttctatagagagagagagagagagagagagagaggagagagagagatcaaataTAGGACACAAGAAATAGACAACACAAAgtagtttaatttttaaaaaatcagtttaaTAAATTACCTTTACAGTTAAACGGAAGATTAAAAAAACTACAACGCCGATACTGGTCAGCTTTGTATAGTTTGATCAGAAGCTCCTGTGTTTGTGATTTATAGTTCACGAAGAGACGCTtatatagggttaccatgtggcttcAGATTAAGCGGACgttttgagacagaccgggatttcaaaatcccccctaaattgaaagtaattcacgtataaatgagctccacctttgctgagattaatcctgctgtggtggaattgcttgggcgcagcaaacaattcacactgatcagctgcttctgatcagatcttaatgaacgaatagctaatttatcgatagagcaacgagatgatgatgagattgtatttgcagaataatatgggcgattgaattttaacaaacagaaaaaaatagcgactggctgcaattcattcttggtataatacaattatttaagaaagtttacaaacgagaggaggccattcagcccatcttgctcgtttggttgttagtagcttattgatcccagaatctcatcaagcagcttcctgaaggatcccagggtgtcagcttcaacaacattactagggagttggttccagaccctcacaattctctgtgtaaaaaaagtgcctcctattttctgttctgaatgcccctttatctaatctccatttatgacccctggtccttgtttcttttttcaggtcaaagaagtcccctgggttgacattgtctataccttttaggattttgaatgtttgaatcagatcgccgcgtagtcttctttgttcaagactgaatagattcaattctttgagcctgtctgcatacgacatgccttttaaacccgggataattctggttgctcttctttgcactctttctagagcagcaatatcctttttgtaacgaggtgaccagaactgaacacaatattctaggttatTTGACGCGcctgcgggtatttaagcaccattcttaattgtagcgaaggatggttcatttacaccttcatttatttcaatttaggggcaagtttgaaatcccgttctgtctcacagcgtccggctaatctggagccatatggtaaccctagcttATAACATAATCAATTGAAACGGGTTACTAATTAACATACAGTCATCAGTCCTATAGTCCTATATATCCATATACACGCCTTTTCACATTATTATGACGTATTGGGCGAGTCACGCAGCTGTCACAGGGCAGCGCAGACAGAGTTGAAATGCAAGCTTCATACTGAAACACAGTGTCGTTTATAGCAATACAAATACTAGTGGAATACAATTTGGGATAAGGACCCGTGTAGGATTAAGATCATTTTTAATACAATTATaattaacaaattcaattaaaaaaaaagtaagactACGACCCTGTCACAtggtaataataattattattgacGTTGCATTTGTTTTGAACTGTCATTTGAAGGTGCCTCTGACGTCACTAATCTCGGTCTCTCCCCGCTTGCCTTGGTCACATGATCGCTGGATGACGTTGTTACCAGGTGAGTTTGAGCGCTGCGCTTCTGCTCGGGAAATCCACGGCAGCGCCATATAAGAGCCGCTGTGAGTTATGTGTTGCCCTCTAGCGGTAAGAAGCCGCGGTGCGTTTTGCAGTCTCCTCTTCATCAGTCGCCTGTGTGAAATGCTCCGGCTGTCCGTCTCAACGCGGGTCTTTTTAAACACTTAACACCCTTCTACTtcacttttatgttttgtttttacaacgtTTAACATTCGATAATTGCAATGAATCAAACATTGATTGATCTGAGGCAGAATCAGGTTTCGGGATTTTAGAATCAGGGTTAGAGGTTAGATAGAAATATTGTTTCAgctcgcgtgtgtgtgtgtgtgtctcaatgtgtgcgtgtgtgtgtgtctctttgtgtgtgtgtgtgtgtctcagtgtgtgtgtgtgtgtgtgtgtcaatgtgtgtgtgtgtatctcagtgtgtgtgtgtctcagtgtgtgtgtgtgtgtgtcaatgtgtgtgtgtgtgtctcagtgtgtgtgtgtgtgtctcagtgtgtgtgtgtgtcaatgtgtgtgtgtgtctcagtgtgtgtgtgtgtgtctcagtgtgtgtcagtgtgtgtgtgtctcagtgtgtgtgtgtgtgtgtgtctcagtgtgtctcagtgtgtgtgtgtgtgtgtgtgtgtctcagtgtgtgtgtgtctgtgtgactcagtgtgtgtgtgtgtgtctcagtgtgtctcagtgtgtgtgtgtgtgtgtgtgtgtgtgtgtatgtctcagtgtgtgtgtgtgtgtatcaatgtgtgtgtgtgtgtgtcaatgtgtgtgtgtgtgtctcagtgtgtgtgtgtctcagtgtgtgtcaatgtgtgtgtgtgtctcagtgtatctgtgtgtgtgtctcagtgtgtgtgtgtgtgtgtctcagtgtgtgtcagtgtgtgtgtctcagtgtgtgtgtgtctccgtgtgtgtgtctcagtgtatctgtgtgtgtgtgtcagtgtgtgtgtgtgtctcagtgtgtgtcaatgtgtgtgcgtgtgtgtgtgtctccgtgtgtgtatctcagtgtatctcagtgtatctcagtaaGTTATTATTCAGGGCTGTTTATATGTCTCCCGTAGTAGTCGCTGTAGGGGTGTTCCGCTGAAGCAGTGGTTTGGGGGCGCGGGATTGTGAAGTCCGGTTTGGGTCtcaaattctaaaaaaaaaaaataaataaaataaataaaattaaacacaaatacattccACTTTAAAAACGAGTCAAGTTTTACAGCCGTGTCAGCTACCTAAGACACGCGGCCCCTTTAATAATTCTGCTGCGTGCTGCGCTGTAGTGTCAGTTGCAGGTTTTAACCACCAGAGGGCGGTGCAAACTAAGGTCTGATGTCACTGCGGAATGTCTTCAATATATTATATCGAATCAACAAACAACCTTAAATTAAATCTGTATCTGTAGCTAAAACTTGTGAGCTGAAGAAGATCCTGAGTTTCATCGCAATCGGACGAGCGCTTCCAGAGATATTGTCCAAAACAGAACTCACCTCCATTGGCATCGCAGTTGCGTAGGGAGATTCAGCGGCGCCTGTTGAGGAGAATCAACGCATTAGAACCCTGATCAATACCGTGCCTATCCACCCCGGGAAACCTTCTATAGGCTTTGAAGCTAAAACTGAAGGGTTTGAACCATTaagtagtttgtttttttcaaataagggaattatttttttaaacacaacaaacTTTCATAAGGGGGTAGTTCTTTATCAATTTAAATGGACTTCGAAACAATTATTAAAACATAACAATTTAATAAGGGGTAGCTCTGAATGATTTACATGGacttatgcatatatatatatatatatatatatatatatatatatatatatatatatatatatatatatatatatatatatatatatatatataattcaatataatatatacaattcaGATGTCATTTGTGCACAAATGTTTCTTTTCGAAGTGAGATGCTTGCCAAACAGTACTTAATTTTTGAACAAGTTCTCGCTGAATTAGCACCCGATCTGATTAGAATCAGTTGattcaatgggacgttatcaagggaaatcatcccataggaatggacCAGCTAGTAGCCTCCTAGTAACCCCGAAATCTACCCTGTACCCCTAAACTTAAGGGCCAGCTCTGAACGATTTACATGGACTTCCTTAAATgctctttacttgctcttatctgccccctatttgactgcatttaatcctgtacttcagagtactgtaatctgtcacaagtattatttaatctgtagtgttttgtatttaatcatatcctgatgtaactatcactgacactgttatctgctccgttattgaatcagattttgtcatattcttgtatttgctagaaccaaagtcattgtatttatcttgctcttaattgtattaatacttgcgctgtgattcttgaaatgtgtttttgtttacgattgtaagtcgccctggataaggacgtctgctaagaaataaataataataataataataataataataataataataataccttttttttaaacaaacaaactttatacatttttttcaaacaactaaCTTTCATCAcacatatattttttcatttcctaACTGATTGATGTTTTGAAGCCCCTCTCACCGCGGTTGTCGGGCAGGTAGACCTGGTTGTCCACGCCGTGCTTCTTGTAGGTCAGCGTGGGCAGAGACGAGGCGGGCTCCTCCCACACCCTCTCCTTCCCCTTCCTGCTGAGAAAGTGCAGCTCTGGAGCCACGAAGAACACCAGGAACACCCAGGCGTTGGACACCAGAGCGATGCTCAACACGGGGTCGTCCCACAGGGGCCTCTTCCCCAGCTCCGGGTTCCCCCGGGTCAGCATCACGATCCACACCACCCAGATCATCAGCGACAGCAGCAGCGTCACGAACGCGAAGCAGCCGTGCTTCTTCCATTTCCCGTGAGTCCCACAGAACGCGAACACGGCCAGGACCAGACCCAGCGCCATCAGGAACATCACGTAGATGAGAAGCATCACGAACTCCCCCTGGCTGTAGAAGCAGGGATTGCCGTCTCGCACCAGCACGGTCAGCAGCCACTCCACCGCGATGACCACCTGCACGAGGGTCAGCCCCAGCGCGATCCCCAGAGCCGCCCAGCCCCCGATCGGGGTCCGCTCCCTCCGCACCAGCCCCAGCAGGCGGACTTCATGAGCGACCAGCGCGGAGAAGCACATGGTGAAGAGCACTCCGAAGAGGAAGACTCTGGTCGGGCAGGTGCGCTGGTCCGCCTGGATGATGAAGGCGAACGTCAGGCCGAACAGCCCCAGAGTGCCCAGCAGCAGGTAGAGCTGCACGGCCACGCTGCCCAGCTTCTTGGCGTTGGAGACGAACGGGACGGTGCCCAGCAAGGTGATGATCAGGGCCAGGGTGACCACCACGCCGGCCGCTGCCACCGTTTCCAGGACGATGCCCCAGCTGGCCTGCGTGTCGCACAGGTAAGAGTAAACCGGGTCCAGGCCCGCCCCGCAGCCCGGGGCTGGAGTGCTGTTACTGCTGGCTTCGGAGGgctgggagaggagggagaggaggaggagggggaggagcgGGAGGGAGGAGGCAGGCAACatctgagagagggagggagggagagagagagagagtggttaGTGTcttatagtttttttatttagagAAAAGAAGGTTTCTCGAGCAAGAGGACTCCTTTCAgttttgtcaagtcgggtcttaaaagatcccagtgattcagcattgaCAGTGTGACTCAGTAACACTTGATTACTCTTGGTAGCCCATGGCAACACTTAATAACTCTTGGTAGCCCATGGCAACACTTAATAACTCTTGGTAGCCCTTGGCAACACTTGGTAAGTGATAAGGGAGGGAGGAGTGAGGGAGAGGTatagggagggaggagagggggggagagggagggagaggagagggggggaggagagagagagggggagagggaggacagaggagagggggagagggagggaggcaagagagggggagagggagggaggacagagagggggagacagagggaggagagagagggggaaagggagggagcagagagagggggagagggagggaggagagagaggggagagggggagagggagggaggagagaggagaggagaggagagggagggagggaggcaagagagaggggggaggagagggggagagggagggaggagagggggagagggagggaggagagagaaaggagaggggagaggggtttaaggaaagagagagagtggATAAAGAGAGAGGGATAGGGAGgaaaggaaggagagagagagggaagaggtgCTTTCCTATTCATGGCAGTTCTTGTTTATTATGCAGGAGTCCTTcctcctctgtctctccctcaGGGTTTGTCGCAGTTCCTAATGCTAACGCACACAGTTCACAGTGCGAGGGTGCAGCTTAACCAGGACAAGAAACAGCAGCAATCTCAACACCAGCTGAAACACAGAACCGCGCATTGCTAAAGGGAAGCCTCCTCACAATGCACAGAAATACCCGCGGGCTCTCGATCGCTCTGATCTTCCAGTGACCAGTACTGTGCGTTTACCCTCGTTTACCAAGAGGATCTAgcgactgtctgtctgtctggatctattaattaattaattaattaattaattaattaattacacagTGACGACGCAAATAACGACATACGAACATAAACTTAGCAAAAATAATTTCTTCGATTTGTAAAACccaaattaaaaacttttttttagtgCCACCAAATTCACGTTTCAAAATAAGTCCTTTTAAAtgattccctctctctctctctctccctctccctctctctctcactcactctctctctatatatatatatagaatcgtTTG
It contains:
- the LOC131727655 gene encoding retinoic acid-induced protein 3-like produces the protein MLPASSLPLLPLLLLSLLSQPSEASSNSTPAPGCGAGLDPVYSYLCDTQASWGIVLETVAAAGVVVTLALIITLLGTVPFVSNAKKLGSVAVQLYLLLGTLGLFGLTFAFIIQADQRTCPTRVFLFGVLFTMCFSALVAHEVRLLGLVRRERTPIGGWAALGIALGLTLVQVVIAVEWLLTVLVRDGNPCFYSQGEFVMLLIYVMFLMALGLVLAVFAFCGTHGKWKKHGCFAFVTLLLSLMIWVVWIVMLTRGNPELGKRPLWDDPVLSIALVSNAWVFLVFFVAPELHFLSRKGKERVWEEPASSLPTLTYKKHGVDNQVYLPDNRGAAESPYATAMPMENLRPKPDFTIPRPQTTASAEHPYSDYYGRHINSPE